Within Aspergillus oryzae RIB40 DNA, chromosome 2, the genomic segment GCTCTACTCTGAAAAGCAGTCTCTTCCAGAGTATTTGGTCATTTCAGGCATGAACTCGCTGCTCAGATTTTGAGAGCATTGTTTAATTTTCCCATGCGTAAAgtgtgtactccgtaaaagtACCGCAGCAAGAAACACAGCAACAATGTTATATTGCCAAGAGTGACCGCCCACCTTTAATGAACGAGCTGCAGAGGATAGACGAGGAAATGCAACCAATGGAGAGCTGCCCGCGCCATCATCCGCCTCTTACGTCGCTCCACCACCGGCTTCCAATCCAATAGGAATCGCGGCAGAACACGCCATCGTTCACTTTGATGGTGAAAGCCCGACCGGTCCACGTGTGGAATGAGTCTGATTCGAGTAAGTATCGGCTTCCAtgaaatttctttttctgttccatACCCTGGCCTTTTTTCTTGACTCTAAACCAcagctttcttttttttcttttttgactttcttgcTAGTCTTCCTTGGAGGCTTGTCGTCAGTCTAGTGCGGCAAATACGTAAATTACTGACGACAATGCTTAAAATCTCCCGAATATTAACCAGATATTTCCGTCGCATCGACTAGAAAGACTCCGTTACATGCGTCGTCGTCATGGTGGCCCCCGTCGTCGTATCAGGAGTATGGAGTTTCCCGTTCATTTACACGGGCAGCCTCGGCCAGTTTCTCCCTACCAGGCCCAGACATTGCCGATGGGACTTGGCATTCTGGGGACTCTGGGGCTGCTCTGTTCGGTAGTTGACTAccaatacggagtatactacggagtatagacGGGTAcgtattattattatgaaTCTGTTCATGTCCGCTGCGTAACATTAAGGTTTTAACTGTCCTAACCCAGTTGGGATCCCAATATAATTTAGCCTTTGTGTTAGTGAAATTGAGGTAGAATATTTTTCTACCAACGGGGTGACACCCCCAACTCCACGGTCCAATCCCTGTGGAGCCAGTTCACAGAAAGGCAATCAAAAACGGCCGCATTGGGCCTTGGGTACATAATACATATagagctcaaggatgataatCCTAGTCACGATAGGTGCTCGGTGCTCACCAATGAATGCTCACCACCTTGCTTGCTCTCCTGCACGTCCTCGAGCTTATATGGTTTCTCCACTCTAACACCATCGAGATCAAAATCGCGTCATCGATCTTACTCCCCCCATTGTCCAGTGTCCGCTCGTTCTCGACAACCCCCTGGTCAACCAGTGCAGGTACTAGTAGTTAATATTGTCTGACACAGACATATAATGGAACCATAGCCAAGGGCCCAGGAACAAAATCTCAATAAGGACGCGGTATACCTGAAGCCCAGTCCTTCCCGTTTAAGACGTCGGTATGAGGGATCAATCGGAGAACACTTTCTCTATGGAATCGATGGCGCATGCAGCTACAGACTAGTATCGTCCTAATTGAGCCTATTCCCGCGGAGTTACTGACGTCTCGTCTCGTATCGCAATACCATCTTTTAATGATCAAAAATCTCACCATCCGTTTCGCATCTTACGAACGGATCCCTGCCGCCACGAAGACGTGCTTGAGATCTCACACATGGTCATACCTCAAATGCAAAGACCCCTGGTAGCAAGCGACGCTTGAGTAAACTCCCAGTCGCCTGACAAGCGCACGTCCCATGCCCCCTTATGGTAAGAATCCATGTATATAGTTCGGTATCTGCACAGACTTCCAGCTTCAGCCTCGCCAGATTAAAGTATATGAGGTCATATCTACCCCACACTTCGCCTCGCTTTTCtaattttgatttttcttttacccgCCGAAAGGgacaagaaaataaaaggacAAAACTAGATCCTCCATTATCAGAAATCAAAAATGCCCTGTCCGGAGCATGCGATCTAGCCAGCATGTTTACTTAGCCGTGGCGAAGGATATGCCCTCGTGCCTGCCCACCATCCAATTGCTGTCTTGAATCTCTATTTCTACTTACGTGATAGACTCCCTCGGGCACATTCAAAGCTCCATCGAGTATCACCCTCAACAGAATAACAAGGAGATGTTGTCAGCCGTTCATTCATCCGGATAGATTGAGGTCAACAATGTCGCCGATCACATGGTCCAATCACAGCATACCAACTACTATATACTTTTAAAAAACTGTGGCTTTGATTTAATGCCCGCCGCAAGAGCCCCAGTCCACCTGACCTTTACCCCAGAGTCGATCTCGAGCTAACACGGGAAGTACAACTGCATTGGATCTTATGCATCCGTTGCTCCAATCGGTATGTACTATGCACTCGGCCATACTAGGGTTTACTCCGCATTTTATGTTCATACAAGGAACGGGCGTTCAATTGCACACATATACAAAACCACCGAGGAAACTACATACAAACAATCACTTCCCTATACTAACCAACCAACATACCTATCCTCATATTATGCCTCCCCAGAAAAACCACCCACAAAGAAACtaaccacaaccaccactaACACTACCAAACCTACAAACCTACTCgatacaaaaaaaaaaaaaaagaccctGCCAAACCCCCCAAATCCTTAACTAAAACAATCTAACCAACGCTCCTGACGTCATCCCACATCTCCACGCCCCAGAACAATGAACCAGACCGAACCAGTGATCATCTTTCTCAGGCATGAACACCGCTCGCTTCGAGAAGAATCCCCACCAGCTGCGATCATGAGACCAGCGATCCCATATCCCGATGCACGAACGACCAGCGCACGCCGAGTTGTTTCTCGAGGCTCGGCCTAAAGGAAGagagtaaaaaagaaaaagagccaaACGCGCAAACCGAAGCCGAATCGCTTATTCAAGGAAGAGCTGAAACGGAACGGGTCGTGTGGCGCACGGATCGCCCGCGGAACAGAACAGGTGATTTTGAAATGGATCTGTTGACCTTCGGAGATACTATGACATGCTGGTAGATGGCGGCTGCGGTGATATTATGCTGGTTGTTGTGGGGATTGCATCTTATGTGGCTGCTGTTTGGTCAGGGATGTTGAGACATTTGGTCATGGGGGCTATGAGGTAGGAATACAGGATGCGCTCTTTCTGCTTGTCCGTGGATTATGGTAAGATGGGCTGCGATTAGGAGGAAGCGTGCACATGGGGGCTAGAGGTTGATTGATACACGTGGTCGCGCACGATTCTCAAGGTCATTGagtttctcattttcacGCGAGGTGGTGCTTTGATTCTCTGTTAAACAAAGGTTTAAGTCTCTGTCCTTGCCAGCGTAGTGACAAAACAGGTGGTGGACCAAGAATTCGCCCAGATTATGGTCAGGATTTTAATGCAATGGGTAGTGAGTACGACGGGAATCACCAATGCAGCTAGAGGAGCGCGGATACACTGAGCTACAAGCAGTTTGCCTATGGCCATTACAAGAAaagcgagaaaaaaaaatacttGACAGATAAAATGGAATATTCAATACCCAAACCCACGCTGTAGTCTATAATGATGAAACACGCTCAACCCCTAAATCGACCCACCATAACCCACCCCGAGTCAACTAAAGCGAtgagggaaaagggagagagaaataaaatGTTGACTCGTTTACCATGAtctcgtccatctcatcagGTACCATACCCTCCATTCCCCATAACAGACAAGCAAGAAATAGAACATTATGCATGGGAATCAAAGCATGATGGGAATGTAAAATGAACCGACACGAGATCTCCCGCATCATCTTCCGAATCTTCGAGAAAACGCCATCGCAGAGCAAATCATCAAGCGAACAAAAGAATTAAAAACCAAGCTGTACCAGGGCTGAGCTTCCGCGTGGTATCATAAGCGATTTCAGTAATGCCCTAGCACTGCAACTTTATCAACCACAGAAAAGCCCCCGCTTTACTGAGAGGCGCACTGCACTCTCTCAGCACCAGGAGGAacgtcgtcatcatcctcatccatgGAACCGGCAGCACCATGGGCGCGTGCCTGGGAGTACTCGCTAGAGTCAATGTCCTCCAGCTCGAAGTCCTCCACCATAGAATCGGTAGGTGGTTGAGGCTGCTCCATCCGGGGGGGCAGAACCTGTTCCAAAaggttgaggttgttgagcTGATCCTTCTCGGGGAACTTGACGTCAAACTGAATATAGAGGTTGCCGAAGTCATGGTGGCGGAATGACGGCATACCCTGGCCCTTGATCACCTTGATAGCGCCTAGAGAACCAGCGAGTTAGTGCTTGTTCCTCAGCTAATGTAAATGGGCGGGGGAAGTGACATACCAGGAGTAACAACCTCGCCAGGTGCGATGTTCACAGTCAACCAGCGGTCATCGAGGTGCTCAATGTTGATGGTACCGCCAGCAAGAGCTGTGAGAAGATCGATTTCAGCGTGATAGAAGAGGTCATCTTCCTTACGCTGGAACCGGGGGTGAGGCTTCTGTTCAATCTCGAAGACCACATCTCCGGGTAGGACGCCAGGCATCTGGTCACCCTCCCCACGGAACTCGATCTTGTGGCCGTTCCTGACACCCTTGTCGACATGGACGTGGAGGACCTTGCGCTCAACAACGGTCTTCTTACCGTTGCAGCGCTTGCAGCGATCGCGCTCCCGAATGGTCTCACCCTCACCACTGCAGTCTGGGCAAACAGTCTGGAACCGCTGGATCATAGGTCCCATCTGGCGCATCATAGTCTTCATACCGGTACCATTGCAGCCGCCACACGACTTGACGGCACCTTCCTTACCACCACGGCCATCACAGCCAGGGCAAATGACAGACTTCTGCAGGGCCAACTTCGAAACCTTTCCACGGTAGATGTCCTCCAGGTTGACCTTGTGAACGTGATGGATGGTGCGGGCCTTCTTGGGGCCCTGCTCCCGCATGCCACCACCAAACAtacctccaaagccaccgccgccaccgaAGAACTGGGCAAAGAGATCCTCAGCACCCATTCCACCGGCGCCTCCACCATTTTCGAGACCCTCCTCACCGAGCTGGTCGTAAATAGAACGCTTCTGGGAGTCGGAGAGAATTTCATAGGCACGGGAGAGCTCCTTGAActtttcagcagcatcggGGTTGTTTGCGTTCTTGTCTATGGGGAACTGTCAGCAAGTCCAGTCTGAACCCTTCCGCCCCAACTGGTCATTGGAGCTAGACATAGGCGACGTACCAGGGTGATATTTGAGGGCACCCTTCTTATAGGCGGTCTTCAGTTGAGCCTCTGTGGCTGTGGGGGCAACCTGATAGCCTCATCGTCAGTTTCGAAAACGGGGGATTCAGTGGCCGCCCACAAGTATACTCACCCCGAGAACGTCGTAAAACTTGGTTTCCTTGACCATTGTGAAAGTGTGTCTAGTCGTATACTAAAGAAAAGGTGACTTGGAGAGCAATTACAAGAACCAAAGAATCAAGGCGAAGAAAAACTATAGAAACAAGAACTTTTCAGGTGAAATCGTTTCGGAGATGCGTATGGtaggaaaagagaggatcGTtcaaaagagaggagaagtTCGCCGGTCGGTTTAGCCGGAACGAAGAGTCTATAAGGTGGGATGGGGCCTCGGGAGGGTGGTTGAGAGGCGGGATtgttgatgagaagaaaaaggatctGACGGCCACTTCGAGGTTATCAAGACAGGAGCGGCGACAAGCGGCTGACGGGCGTAAGATGGTAATTTCAATACCAGGACCAGGCACCAAAGGGGCCTTCACGGGGCAGACTCTTGCTGATTAAGATGCCAAGCCCTGTGCAATCTCTGTATTTTGGTACCGGAGATACGATAGGGCGAAAATCCGAGGCTCACTGGCGATCTTTCTCCAATGGATCTATGACCGTTCCCTGGGGgtatcaaaaagaaaaaaaagtcaaggaGAGGTTCTAGGGGCAAGCCGGTGGAAAATCATTCAAATAAAACCGAATGGAACTGTAAAAAGAGGTTCTGCCTGGCTTTTCAAGCACAAAACAATAGGGGCCTCATGTCCATGACTTGCAGCCCGATTggctttgctttcccctTCTGGCTGCTTCGACCGCCCTGTCACGGGCTGAATCCACGGCTCGAGCGCTGActctccctttccatctGATTCTGTCGGCTTCCACCATCTTCGCTGCCTTTCCACCGAATCGgtatttcctttgttttgtgACCACAATCACCCTGCATCCAATGGAGTTCACCCTGTATCAGCTTTCAGATACTGGTTCCTTACGGCGGAGTATTCACAATGTCAACAAGTTCCTTTCCATCTGCTTCCATAGAGCGCTTATGTATTACGaaaaatatttattattagtGTTTGAGAAACCATTAATGAATGGCAGAACATAAATAGATTTTGATAAATTACAGGTGATCAAATAATACTTTAGAATCTATAAAACAACTATTCAGCAAGGGGCGACACATAATTCTAGTAAGTACAGAAAACATACTAGATACACAGTACAAGCACTTCTGTGGATGAAGATCTGGTTCTCTGATTCTTAAACacaaccttttttttttttttgctttttctgtttccctACTCTTGTGGCACAGCAGACTTTGCCCCAGGCAAACAATGTGGCGGCGGGACGGCAAGTTAAGTTTTtttcttatcgataagcaaAAGTATCCAGAAGTGGAAAGAGGGGTGTTCGTGGGGGAATGAAGACACCCATAAATATAGCAATAGCTATcatgggaaaagaaaaagtatcCTGAGATACTCTATATGTCACGATACTCTTAATTAATAACTATGTTATTCTATATATAATGTCCCACTGTTATAGCCATTGTGTACATTCTAATGTGTATGCCGAAACGCCCCGCATCCCAAATATATAATCGAGATTGAACTACTGCACAACTAGACAATCAAAATCTAATGCAGCTTGAATCATGGAATAGAAGCATTTGACAGAGGTTTATCATATCCTGACTTTATCTCAGGGGGTAAAATCATGAGTCGTCGCAGACATCCTATACAATGGTAATTTAAAACTCTCAAGTGATGACTACATATTCTTCATGAGGGGGAATTTCCGAATGCTTATCATCTCTATCAAGATCCTCCGCCAACGACAAGCCGTGGCCAACCGTTCCTGCGGGTCAAGCTAGAACCAGAACGGCAGTTGACCACCAGAATTTTGCCCGAACGAGTTGAGTTACATAACTACCGGCAGTTCAACAGCAACCATAACAGCTATCTCTGCATTCTACTACTTGTCTTCTAAACCTGTGATTCGGAcctccctttccctccacAGTCCATAATTCATAGAATCACATCCAATACAATGGAGTCAGACCCTGGGTTTGTTGCTGCCCTCGAGGAGGCAAAGCAAGGTTACGCCGAGGGTGGAGTTCCCATCGGCGCGGCGTTGGTCTCCAAAGATGGCAAAATCCTTGGCCGTGGACATAATATGCGCGTTCAGAAGGGGAGTGCAACATTACATGTTAGTCAATCATACACCAGTTCTCCAATTCCTAGGTGATTGGACGGATGTCCGTGGCTTACTTTAACCTAACAGGCCGAGATGTCTGCTCTGGAGAACTCAGGCCGCCTTCCTGCTTCGGCCTATGAAGGTGCTACCATGTATACGACCTTGTCTCCCTGTGATATGTGCACGGGTGCCTGCATCCTCTATAAGGTGAAGCGCGTGGTCATTGGAGAGAACAAGAGCTTCATGGGTGGGGAAGAATATCTCAAGAACCGTGGCAAGGAACTGGTTGTCTTGAACAACGAGGAGTGCAAGCAGTTGATGGAGAAATTTATGAAGGAGAAGCCGGAGCTCTGGTAAGTTCTTTAATTTTGAGCA encodes:
- a CDS encoding type I HSP40 co-chaperone YDJ1 (molecular chaperone (DnaJ superfamily)), with the protein product MVKETKFYDVLGVAPTATEAQLKTAYKKGALKYHPDKNANNPDAAEKFKELSRAYEILSDSQKRSIYDQLGEEGLENGGGAGGMGAEDLFAQFFGGGGGFGGMFGGGMREQGPKKARTIHHVHKVNLEDIYRGKVSKLALQKSVICPGCDGRGGKEGAVKSCGGCNGTGMKTMMRQMGPMIQRFQTVCPDCSGEGETIRERDRCKRCNGKKTVVERKVLHVHVDKGVRNGHKIEFRGEGDQMPGVLPGDVVFEIEQKPHPRFQRKEDDLFYHAEIDLLTALAGGTINIEHLDDRWLTVNIAPGEVVTPGAIKVIKGQGMPSFRHHDFGNLYIQFDVKFPEKDQLNNLNLLEQVLPPRMEQPQPPTDSMVEDFELEDIDSSEYSQARAHGAAGSMDEDDDDVPPGAERVQCASQ
- a CDS encoding cytosine deaminase (cytosine deaminase FCY1 and related enzymes) encodes the protein MESDPGFVAALEEAKQGYAEGGVPIGAALVSKDGKILGRGHNMRVQKGSATLHAEMSALENSGRLPASAYEGATMYTTLSPCDMCTGACILYKVKRVVIGENKSFMGGEEYLKNRGKELVVLNNEECKQLMEKFMKEKPELW